One genomic segment of Arachis duranensis cultivar V14167 chromosome 4, aradu.V14167.gnm2.J7QH, whole genome shotgun sequence includes these proteins:
- the LOC127746708 gene encoding uncharacterized protein LOC127746708: MESTGFNNNNTSEGNSTARPPLFSETNYSYWKNKMRIWIRSQDVRIWKVIENGNHIPTKTTSAKEEGVSVLKQVPKGEDEYSDDDWKKVAMNDKAINFIHCALNEHDYMKISTCETTKEIWDKLQITYEGTDHVKESKVFMLVHEWENFKMKDEESIEEALERLSKIFNNLSMLGTKYNDKQIVTKVLTSLTPKWNSKVNAIVEGRLYDQLTFDQLRGNLLTYKMTMLNSQKGEESKKKSLALKTTSLQEESDDNEEEGDEEFALLLKRFNKFAMKKNFKSKTKVPKCYECEEVGHIKPNCPKLQKEDKNKKFKKKEKAYISWENEDESDSDDNEVANLCLMASEEKVSNDNPTSFNLQDEYDALLEVYTKLTQDYSLLKKKNMELLKQNEMLKNKNINLGKDKCSTSSDPYKYCKMHENEITNLKNTLAKFNESSKNLDKMLKNQKHVHNKEGLGFEKGKFKNAKTPIRQPQAQKASMPKRNEAFKHPPQHASFRNYNHNAYRSKDVTFRKQPRQPFRNMHRMHNPNVICHYCNKVGHIAPIQIRIIESLFDNQSDHAATHITHQGLEILWQFRGLLVD, encoded by the exons ATGGAAAGCACAGgctttaacaacaacaacactagCGAAGGTAACTCAACCGCTAGACCTCCTCTTTTCAGCGAAACAAATTACTCTTATTGGAAAAATAAGATGAGAATTTGGATCCGTTCTCAAGATGTGAGAATTTGGAAAGTAATTGAGAATGGAAATCACATTCCAACAAAGACAACAAGCGCTAAAGAAGAAGGAGTCTCCGTCTTAAAGCAAGTACCgaaaggagaagatgaataTAGTGACGATGATTGGAAGAAAGTGGCAATGAATGATAAAGCCATCAACTTCATTCATTGTGCACTTAACGAGCATGATTATATGAAGATCTCTACATGTGAAACCACTAAAGAGATTTGGGAtaaactccaaatcacttacgaAGGAACCGACCACGTTAAAGAATCAAAGGTATTTATGTTGGTTCATGAATGGGAAAACTTCAAAATGAAAGATGAAGAGAGCATTGAAGAAGCTCTTGAAAGACTCTCCAAGATCTTCAACAATCTAAGCATGCTTGGCACAAAATACAATGATAAACAAATTGTGACCAAGGTGCTTACAAGCCTTACACCAAAATGGAACTCCAAAGTGAACGCCATTGTGGAAGGAAGGCTCTATGATCAACTCACTTTTGATCAACTGCGAGGAAATCTTCTCACCTATAAAATGACTATGCTAAATAGCCAAAAAGGTGaagaaagcaagaagaaaagTCTCGCCCTTAAAACAACATCACTGCAAGAAGAGAGTGatgataatgaagaagaaggagatgaaGAATTTGCACTCTTATTAAAAAGATTCAATAAGTTTGCAATGAAGAAAAACTTCAAAAGCAAAACAAAGGTACCAAAATGCTATGAGTGTGAAGAAGTTGGACACATCAAACCCAATTGTCCAAAACTTCAAAAAGAggacaaaaacaagaaatttaagaagaaggagaaagcatACATATCATGGGAGAACGAGGATGAATCCGACTCCGATGACAACGAGGTTGCAAATCTTTGCTTAATGGCAAGCGAAGAAAAGGTTAGTAATGACAACCCCACTTCCTTTAATTTACAAGATGAATATGATGCCTTACTTGAAGTGTACACAAAACTTACCCAAGATTATTCTCtcctaaagaaaaagaatatggaacttttaaaacaaaatgaGATGTTGAAAAACAAGAATATCAATCTTGGAAAAGATAAGTGTAGCACAAGTAGTGATCCATACAAATATTGCaaaatgcatgaaaatgaaattacaaaTCTTAAGAACACTTTAGCTAAGTTCAATGAATCTTCAAAGAACCTAGATAAAATGTTGAAAAACCAAAAGCATGTTCATAATAAGGAaggtttgggttttgaaaaaggaaaatttaaaaatgctaAAACTCCTATTAGGCAACCGCAAGCCCAAAAGGCAAGCATGCCTAAAAGGAATGAAGCCTTTAAACATCCCCCTCAACATGCTtcatttagaaattataatcacAATGCATATAGATCAAAAGATGTTACATTTAGGAAACAACCTAGGCAACCATTTAGAAACATGCATAGGATGCATAATCCAAATGTCATATGTCATTATTGTAATAAAGTAGGTCATATAGCACCC ATTCAAATTCGAATCATAGAGTCTCTTTTTGATAACCAGAGTGATCATGCTGCCACTCATATCACTCATCAAGGTCTTGAAATTTTGTGGCAATTCAGAGGATTATTGGTTgactga
- the LOC107486673 gene encoding EID1-like F-box protein 2, protein MILNKQYRCIHSASCQCTKGHISEDVIFLLFHNLNWNPKLIATFSCVCKWFDDLAKRVLWKEFCRTRAPRMIRDLQSGVSHIVDGNWRALGKLLIYCTGCTHGTLFGQIGIPGHFVYQTRFSRTSGKSFLLRRCRSDVLYVSYPCEHPDQGEDKNIGFFRGVFKSFGTSKVRKMLINKAAELHPTQVCIYCKAKLWNMRQARMIPHSASSWLGSYEDGVEYYVCLNGHMLGTCTLLPLSDSEEVSSSEE, encoded by the coding sequence ATGATCCTCAATAAGCAGTACCGATGCATACACTCGGCTAGCTGCCAATGCACTAAAGGGCATATAAGTGAAGATGTGATATTCTTATTGTTTCATAATTTGAATTGGAATCCCAAGCTAATTGCAACTTTTTCATGTGTGTGCAAATGGTTTGATGATCTTGCCAAGAGAGTTCTATGGAAAGAGTTTTGTCGAACGAGGGCTCCGAGGATGATCCGTGATCTGCAATCCGGTGTGAGCCACATTGTTGATGGGAATTGGAGGGCCCTAGGAAAGCTGCTTATATACTGTACAGGATGCACACATGGTACCTTGTTCGGTCAAATTGGTATCCCCGGTCACTTTGTTTATCAGACTCGGTTTTCTAGAACTTCAGGGAAGAGCTTTCTTTTGAGACGATGCAGAAGCGATGTTCTGTATGTGTCCTATCCTTGTGAGCATCCAGACCAAGgtgaagataaaaatataggATTTTTCCGTGGCGTGTTTAAGTCATTCGGAACTTCCAAGGTCAGAAAGATGCTTATTAACAAGGCTGCAGAACTCCATCCTACACAAGTTTGCATTTATTGCAAGGCGAAGTTGTGGAACATGCGGCAGGCCAGAATGATCCCTCATAGTGCTAGTTCCTGGTTGGGTTCCTATGAAGATGGTGTTGAGTATTATGTGTGTCTCAACGGCCACATGCTTGGGACATGCACCTTGTTACCATTGTCTGATTCAGAAGAGGTATCCTCATCAGAGGAGTAG
- the LOC107486672 gene encoding chaperone protein ClpB3, chloroplastic isoform X1: MASTTSFPGLSSLSHSVPISCSRNHRALLSNPRYSSLAFPSKPFNLLRSLPITKRNHFANGFRTTTHRNPQRFSVRCEASSGRITQQEFTEMAWQAIVSSPEVAKENKHQIVETEHLMKALLEQKNGLARRIFSKAGVDNTRLLEATDKYIQRQPKVLGESAGSMLGRDLEALIQRARDYKKEYGDSFVSVEHFLLGFTQDQRFGKQLFRDFQISQQTLKSAIESVRGRQSVIDQDPEGKYEALEKYGKDLTAMAKAGKLDPVIGRDDEIRRCIQILSRRTKNNPVLIGEPGVGKTAISEGLAQRIVQGDVPQALMNRRLISLDMGALIAGAKYRGEFEDRLKAVLKEVTESEGQTILFIDEIHTVVGAGATNGAMDAGNLLKPMLGRGELRCIGATTLDEYRKYIEKDPARYISGRFLPDKGNNSLCIPQRLVLYEQYMLLAYPLFITLLSQFSFLASMMLIMYKMLTPSYCQIAAIDLVDEAAAKLKMEITSKPTALDEINRSVLKLEMERLSLTNDTDKASRDRLNRLETELSLLKEKQAELTEQWEHEKSVMTRIQSIKEEIDRVNLEIQQAEREYDLNRAAELKYGSLNSLQRQLETAEKELDEYMSSGQSMLREEVTGNDIAEIVSKWTGIPVSKLQQSEREKLLYLEDVLHKRVVGQDPAVRAVAEAIQRSRAGLSDPHRPIASFMFMGPTGVGKTELAKTLASYLFNTEEALVRIDMSEYMEKHAVSRLIGAPPGYVGYEEGGQLTETVRRRPYAVILFDEIEKAHADVFNVFLQILDDGRVTDSQGRTVSFTNTVIIMTSNVGSQYIINADDETESKELTYETIKQRVMDAARAVFRPEFMNRVDEYIVFQPLDREQISSIVRLQLERVQQRISDKKMKIKVTDAAIELLGSLGYDPNYGARPVKRVIQQNVENELAKGILRGEFKDEDTILIDTEVTAFSNGQLPQQKLTFRKIEPDSAEPSTQDSLEAFPQTS; the protein is encoded by the exons ATGGCTTCTACGACGTCGTTTCCGGGTCTCTCTTCACTTTCCCACTCTGTTCCAATTTCATGCAGCAGGAACCACCGTGCTCTTCTTTCTAATCCCCGCTACTCCTCCCTTGCTTTCCCTTCAAAGCCCTTCAACCTTCTGAGATCGCTTCCCATCACCAAAAGGAACCATTTTGCAAATGGGTTTCGGACAACAACTCACAGAAATCCCCAACGTTTCTCTGTTCGCTGTGAAGCTTCAAGTGGAAGG ATTACGCAGCAAGAGTTCACCGAAATGGCGTGGCAGGCGATAGTTTCCTCGCCGGAGGTGGCAAAGGAGAACAAGCATCAGATTGTGGAGACTGAGCACTTGATGAAGGCTTTGTTGGAGCAAAAGAATGGTCTTGCTCGCAGGATTTTTTCCAAGGCTGGAGTTGATAACACTCGGCTTCTAGAAGCTACTGACAAGTACATTCAGAGGCAACCCAAG GTTCTAGGGGAATCAGCTGGTTCAATGTTGGGGCGTGATTTGGAGGCATTGATTCAGAGAGCCAGAGACTACAAGAAAGAATATGGGGATTCATTTGTTTCAGTTGAACACTTCCTTCTTGGTTTTACCCAAGATCAACGTTTCGGGAAGCAGTTATTTAGGGATTTCCAAATATCGCAGCAGACGCTAAAATCTGCAATAGAGTCTGTTAGGGGACGCCAGTCAGTTATTGACCAAG aTCCGGAGGGGAAGTATGAAGCCTTGGAAAAATATGGGAAAGATTTGACAGCAATGGCTAAAGCGGGAAAACTTGACCCAGTCATAGGAAGAGATGACGAAATACGTCGGTGCATCCAGATTCTCTCCAGGAGGACAAAGAACAATCCTGTGCTAATTGGTGAGCCTGGTGTAGGAAAGACTGCAATTTCTGAAGG GCTTGCTCAGAGAATTGTGCAAGGAGATGTTCCTCAGGCTTTAATGAACCGTAGG CTTATATCACTTGATATGGGTGCACTTATTGCTGGAGCAAAGTACCGGGGAGAATTTGAGGACAGGCTAAAAGCTGTCCTTAAAGAAGTAACAGAATCTGAGGGTCAGACAATCCTTTTTATTGATGAGATCCACACAGTTGTTGGGGCAG GTGCCACAAATGGTGCTATGGATGCTGGTAATCTTTTAAAGCCTATGCTTGGTCGGGGAGAGCTGCGATGTATTGGCGCTACAACATTAGATGAGTATCGCAAGTATATTGAGAAGGACCCAGCTCGATATATCAGTGGAAGATTTTTGCCTGACAAAGGTAATAATAGTCTATGCATTCCCCAAAGATTAGTTTTATATGAGCAATATATGCTTCTGGCTTATCCTCTTTTTATTACACTTCTAAGTCAATTTTCTTTTCTGGCATCAATGATGCTTATAATGTATAAGATGCTCACTCCTAGCTACTGCCAAATTGCAGCTATTGATCTGGTTGATGAAGCTGCTGCCAAACTGAAAATGGAAATTACTTCTAAACCTACTGCACTTGATGAGATCAACCGATCAGTCTTGAAACTAGAGATGGAGCGACTCTCTCTAACAAATGATACAGATAAGGCCTCAAGAGACAGGCTAAATCGTCTTGAGACAGAGCTCTCTCTTTTGAAAGAGAAACAGGCTGAGCTCACTGAACAGTGGGAGCATGAAAAGTCAGTAATGACTCgaattcaatcaatcaaagAAGAG ATAGACAGGGTGAATCTTGAGATCCAACAGGCTGAGAGGGAGTATGATCTTAACCGTGCTGCTGAATTAAAGTATGGCAGTCTGAACTCCTTGCAACGGCAACTGGAAACTGCAGAGAAGGAGTTGGATGAATACATGAGCTCCGGCCAGTCTATGCTGAGGGAGGAAGTTACAGGAAATGATATTGCCGAAATTGTAAGCAAGTGGACAGGTATACCTGTTTCAAAACTACAACAATCAGAGAGGGAGAAGTTGTTGTATTTGGAAGATGTGCTCCATAAGCGTGTGGTTGGTCAAGACCCTGCTGTTAGGGCAGTAGCCGAGGCAATCCAACGGTCAAGAGCAGGTCTTTCGGATCCTCATCGTCCAATCGCTAGCTTCATGTTTATGGGACCAACGGGTGTGGGAAAGACGGAGCTGGCTAAGACACTTGCTTCCTACTTATTCAACACAGAAGAAGCACTTGTAAGAATAGATATGAGTGAGTACATGGAAAAGCATGCAGTTTCAAGATTGATTGGAGCTCCACCTGGATATGTTGGGTATGAAGAGGGAGGTCAACTTACTGAGACGGTTCGCCGCAGACCTTATGCTGTTATTCTGTTTGACGAGATTGAGAAGGCACATGCGGATGTTTTCAACGTATTCCTTCAAATCTTGGATGATGGAAGAGTGACCGACTCGCAGGGCCGCACAGTGAGTTTTACCAACACAGTTATCATTATGACCTCAAATGTTGGATCCCAATACATCATCAACGCTGATGATGAGACCGAGTCGAAAGAATTGACTTATGAAACCATAAAGCAGCGCGTAATGGATGCAGCAAGAGCTGTTTTCCGTCCTGAGTTCATGAACAGAGTTGATGAGTATATTGTTTTCCAGCCTCTAGACCGCGAGCAAATTAGTAGCATTGTGAGGTTACAG TTGGAGCGCGTGCAGCAGAGAATTTCGGACAAGAAGATGAAAATCAAGGTGACAGATGCTGCTATTGAACTTCTTGGAAGTCTAGGGTATGATCCAAACTATGGTGCAAGGCCAGTAAAGCGAGTAATTCAGCAGAATGTAGAGAATGAACTTGCCAAGGGCATTCTTAGAGGAGAATTCAAGGATGAAGACACAATCTTAATAGACACAGAAGTCACAGCATTTTCCAACGGCCAACTTCCCCAACAAAAGCTTACTTTTAGGAAGATTGAACCTGATTCAGCAGAACCTTCCACTCAAGACAGCTTGGAAGCTTTTCCACAGACATCTTGA
- the LOC107486672 gene encoding chaperone protein ClpB3, chloroplastic isoform X2, protein MASTTSFPGLSSLSHSVPISCSRNHRALLSNPRYSSLAFPSKPFNLLRSLPITKRNHFANGFRTTTHRNPQRFSVRCEASSGRITQQEFTEMAWQAIVSSPEVAKENKHQIVETEHLMKALLEQKNGLARRIFSKAGVDNTRLLEATDKYIQRQPKVLGESAGSMLGRDLEALIQRARDYKKEYGDSFVSVEHFLLGFTQDQRFGKQLFRDFQISQQTLKSAIESVRGRQSVIDQDPEGKYEALEKYGKDLTAMAKAGKLDPVIGRDDEIRRCIQILSRRTKNNPVLIGEPGVGKTAISEGLAQRIVQGDVPQALMNRRLISLDMGALIAGAKYRGEFEDRLKAVLKEVTESEGQTILFIDEIHTVVGAGATNGAMDAGNLLKPMLGRGELRCIGATTLDEYRKYIEKDPARYISGRFLPDKAIDLVDEAAAKLKMEITSKPTALDEINRSVLKLEMERLSLTNDTDKASRDRLNRLETELSLLKEKQAELTEQWEHEKSVMTRIQSIKEEIDRVNLEIQQAEREYDLNRAAELKYGSLNSLQRQLETAEKELDEYMSSGQSMLREEVTGNDIAEIVSKWTGIPVSKLQQSEREKLLYLEDVLHKRVVGQDPAVRAVAEAIQRSRAGLSDPHRPIASFMFMGPTGVGKTELAKTLASYLFNTEEALVRIDMSEYMEKHAVSRLIGAPPGYVGYEEGGQLTETVRRRPYAVILFDEIEKAHADVFNVFLQILDDGRVTDSQGRTVSFTNTVIIMTSNVGSQYIINADDETESKELTYETIKQRVMDAARAVFRPEFMNRVDEYIVFQPLDREQISSIVRLQLERVQQRISDKKMKIKVTDAAIELLGSLGYDPNYGARPVKRVIQQNVENELAKGILRGEFKDEDTILIDTEVTAFSNGQLPQQKLTFRKIEPDSAEPSTQDSLEAFPQTS, encoded by the exons ATGGCTTCTACGACGTCGTTTCCGGGTCTCTCTTCACTTTCCCACTCTGTTCCAATTTCATGCAGCAGGAACCACCGTGCTCTTCTTTCTAATCCCCGCTACTCCTCCCTTGCTTTCCCTTCAAAGCCCTTCAACCTTCTGAGATCGCTTCCCATCACCAAAAGGAACCATTTTGCAAATGGGTTTCGGACAACAACTCACAGAAATCCCCAACGTTTCTCTGTTCGCTGTGAAGCTTCAAGTGGAAGG ATTACGCAGCAAGAGTTCACCGAAATGGCGTGGCAGGCGATAGTTTCCTCGCCGGAGGTGGCAAAGGAGAACAAGCATCAGATTGTGGAGACTGAGCACTTGATGAAGGCTTTGTTGGAGCAAAAGAATGGTCTTGCTCGCAGGATTTTTTCCAAGGCTGGAGTTGATAACACTCGGCTTCTAGAAGCTACTGACAAGTACATTCAGAGGCAACCCAAG GTTCTAGGGGAATCAGCTGGTTCAATGTTGGGGCGTGATTTGGAGGCATTGATTCAGAGAGCCAGAGACTACAAGAAAGAATATGGGGATTCATTTGTTTCAGTTGAACACTTCCTTCTTGGTTTTACCCAAGATCAACGTTTCGGGAAGCAGTTATTTAGGGATTTCCAAATATCGCAGCAGACGCTAAAATCTGCAATAGAGTCTGTTAGGGGACGCCAGTCAGTTATTGACCAAG aTCCGGAGGGGAAGTATGAAGCCTTGGAAAAATATGGGAAAGATTTGACAGCAATGGCTAAAGCGGGAAAACTTGACCCAGTCATAGGAAGAGATGACGAAATACGTCGGTGCATCCAGATTCTCTCCAGGAGGACAAAGAACAATCCTGTGCTAATTGGTGAGCCTGGTGTAGGAAAGACTGCAATTTCTGAAGG GCTTGCTCAGAGAATTGTGCAAGGAGATGTTCCTCAGGCTTTAATGAACCGTAGG CTTATATCACTTGATATGGGTGCACTTATTGCTGGAGCAAAGTACCGGGGAGAATTTGAGGACAGGCTAAAAGCTGTCCTTAAAGAAGTAACAGAATCTGAGGGTCAGACAATCCTTTTTATTGATGAGATCCACACAGTTGTTGGGGCAG GTGCCACAAATGGTGCTATGGATGCTGGTAATCTTTTAAAGCCTATGCTTGGTCGGGGAGAGCTGCGATGTATTGGCGCTACAACATTAGATGAGTATCGCAAGTATATTGAGAAGGACCCAGCTCGATATATCAGTGGAAGATTTTTGCCTGACAAAG CTATTGATCTGGTTGATGAAGCTGCTGCCAAACTGAAAATGGAAATTACTTCTAAACCTACTGCACTTGATGAGATCAACCGATCAGTCTTGAAACTAGAGATGGAGCGACTCTCTCTAACAAATGATACAGATAAGGCCTCAAGAGACAGGCTAAATCGTCTTGAGACAGAGCTCTCTCTTTTGAAAGAGAAACAGGCTGAGCTCACTGAACAGTGGGAGCATGAAAAGTCAGTAATGACTCgaattcaatcaatcaaagAAGAG ATAGACAGGGTGAATCTTGAGATCCAACAGGCTGAGAGGGAGTATGATCTTAACCGTGCTGCTGAATTAAAGTATGGCAGTCTGAACTCCTTGCAACGGCAACTGGAAACTGCAGAGAAGGAGTTGGATGAATACATGAGCTCCGGCCAGTCTATGCTGAGGGAGGAAGTTACAGGAAATGATATTGCCGAAATTGTAAGCAAGTGGACAGGTATACCTGTTTCAAAACTACAACAATCAGAGAGGGAGAAGTTGTTGTATTTGGAAGATGTGCTCCATAAGCGTGTGGTTGGTCAAGACCCTGCTGTTAGGGCAGTAGCCGAGGCAATCCAACGGTCAAGAGCAGGTCTTTCGGATCCTCATCGTCCAATCGCTAGCTTCATGTTTATGGGACCAACGGGTGTGGGAAAGACGGAGCTGGCTAAGACACTTGCTTCCTACTTATTCAACACAGAAGAAGCACTTGTAAGAATAGATATGAGTGAGTACATGGAAAAGCATGCAGTTTCAAGATTGATTGGAGCTCCACCTGGATATGTTGGGTATGAAGAGGGAGGTCAACTTACTGAGACGGTTCGCCGCAGACCTTATGCTGTTATTCTGTTTGACGAGATTGAGAAGGCACATGCGGATGTTTTCAACGTATTCCTTCAAATCTTGGATGATGGAAGAGTGACCGACTCGCAGGGCCGCACAGTGAGTTTTACCAACACAGTTATCATTATGACCTCAAATGTTGGATCCCAATACATCATCAACGCTGATGATGAGACCGAGTCGAAAGAATTGACTTATGAAACCATAAAGCAGCGCGTAATGGATGCAGCAAGAGCTGTTTTCCGTCCTGAGTTCATGAACAGAGTTGATGAGTATATTGTTTTCCAGCCTCTAGACCGCGAGCAAATTAGTAGCATTGTGAGGTTACAG TTGGAGCGCGTGCAGCAGAGAATTTCGGACAAGAAGATGAAAATCAAGGTGACAGATGCTGCTATTGAACTTCTTGGAAGTCTAGGGTATGATCCAAACTATGGTGCAAGGCCAGTAAAGCGAGTAATTCAGCAGAATGTAGAGAATGAACTTGCCAAGGGCATTCTTAGAGGAGAATTCAAGGATGAAGACACAATCTTAATAGACACAGAAGTCACAGCATTTTCCAACGGCCAACTTCCCCAACAAAAGCTTACTTTTAGGAAGATTGAACCTGATTCAGCAGAACCTTCCACTCAAGACAGCTTGGAAGCTTTTCCACAGACATCTTGA